ACCACCATCGAAGGTCTCGGCACTGAGGACAACCTGCATCCGGTGCAGGAAGGCTTCTGGGAGGAGCATGGCCTGCAGTGCGGCTACTGCACACCGGGCATGATCATGGCCGCCTCCGCCTTTCTGGAGACCAATCCGGATCCGACCGAAGAAGAGATTCGGCACGCGCTCGAGGGAAACCTCTGCCGCTGCACCGGGTACCAGAACATCGTCAAAGCCATCCAGTACGCTGCCAAGAAGGGCTAGGTTGCCCGCATCGACCGAACGGGTGCGCGGAGCCGCCGGCGTAGGTGGCAGACCGTGCATGGTCACGTGACAAGGAGGTTCAGCGATGGTTGCTTCCATCGACGCGCCTGAGCGGATGGTCGGAAAGGCGATCAAGCGGCGCGAGGATCCACGTCTTATCACCGGGCAAGGGCAGTTCATCGACGATCTGCGCATGCCGGGTTTGTTGCATATCGGCCTGGTGCGTTCACCCTTCGCGCACGCGAAGATCAAGAACATCGATCTCGCCCCGGCATTGGCGATGCCCGGCGTTGTGGCGGCGTTCACTGGCGAAGATTTCATGGATCTCAATCCGCTTCCGGCAGCCTGGCAAGCGGGCGGAGTGACAAATCATGCGGTAACTCCCCGCGTCCTGGCGGTCAACGAAGTCCATCTCGCGGGCGATCCGGTGGCTGTGGTCGTTGCGGAGAGCCAATATCTGGCGCGCGACGCCGCGCAAGCGGTCGTGGTCGAGTACGAAGAGCTGCCCGTGGTCGTCGATGCCAAGAAAGCGACGGAAGCGGGCGCGCCACAGCTGCATGAGGAAGCCCCCAACAACATCGTGCTGGAGTGGTCCTGCGGCAAGGACGCTGATGTCGTCGATGCGGCGCTGGCGGATTCGGATGTCACAGCCAGCTTGCACATCGTCAATCAGCGTCTGATCCCGAACCCGATGGAGCCGCGTGGTTCCATCGCCCGGTACGATCCGGGGACGGGCGACTATACCCTCTGGATTACGTCCCAGGCGCCGCATGTCATGCGGTTGCTCATCGCGGCCTTTGTGCTGGGCATCCCCGAGCAGAAAATCCGCACGATCTCGCCCGACATTGGCGGCGGATTTGGCGCGAAGATCTTTTGCTACTACGACATGCCGCTCACCATGGCGATCTCGAAGAAACTGGGCGGACGGCCGGTCAAGTTCTTCGAAGACCGGATGGAGAACTATGTCTCGACCACCCATGGCCGCGACCACATTTCCGATGTGGAGGTTGGCGCAAGCAAGGATGGCTCGATCAAGGCGCTGAAGGTGAAGACGTGGGCGAATATCGGCGCCTACTTCTCCACGATCGCCGCGGGAATCCCGACCACCCTCTACGGACGGA
The genomic region above belongs to Thermomicrobiales bacterium and contains:
- a CDS encoding (2Fe-2S)-binding protein, whose protein sequence is MSTAVAQSVVPVDITVNGVEHHAEVEPRQLLVHFLRENLALTGTHVGCDTSSCGACTIHIDGKAVKSCTVLTVQADGASITTIEGLGTEDNLHPVQEGFWEEHGLQCGYCTPGMIMAASAFLETNPDPTEEEIRHALEGNLCRCTGYQNIVKAIQYAAKKG